The following are encoded in a window of Harmonia axyridis chromosome 7, icHarAxyr1.1, whole genome shotgun sequence genomic DNA:
- the LOC123685354 gene encoding protein mothers against dpp-like encodes MVCNKPYTKEVSKCVTIPRSLDGRLQVSHRKGLPHVIYCKVWRWPDLQSHHELKPLEHCQYPFSAKHKEVCINPYHYKRVESPVLPPVLVPRHNDFVPGHSLLPFQQLVEPNMPQNVSYSQNGFNSNQMSPSSPLSNVSSPGSVSSNPQSPYANLAETPPPAYSPTDENNVNPNNNQNPEQSLANDVQPVAYQEQPFWASIAYYELNSRVGEVFHCHSTSVIVDGFTNPSNNSDRFCLGQLSNVNRNSTIENTRRHIGKGVHLYYVNGEVYAECLSDSPIFVQSRNCNHHHNFHPSTVCKIPAWS; translated from the coding sequence ATGGTATGCAACAAACCATACACCAAGGAAGTAAGTAAATGTGTCACAATTCCCAGAAGTTTGGATGGAAGACTCCAAGTTTCCCATCGTAAAGGATTACCCCACGTTATTTATTGTAAAGTGTGGAGATGGCCCGATCTGCAAAGTCACCATGAGTTAAAGCCATTGGAACATTGTCAATATCCATTCTCTGCCAAACACAAGGAAGTCTGCATCAATCCTTATCATTATAAGAGAGTGGAAAGCCCAGTTTTACCGCCTGTTTTGGTTCCAAGACATAATGACTTTGTACCCGGTCATTCATTACTTCCATTCCAACAACTTGTTGAGCCGAATATGCCCCAAAACGTGAGCTATTCTCAAAATGGTTTCAATTCCAATCAAATGAGCCCTAGTTCGCCGTTGTCTAATGTGTCATCACCCGGAAGTGTTTCATCTAATCCCCAATCACCATATGCCAATCTTGCAGAAACCCCTCCTCCTGCTTATAGTCCTACAGATGAAAATAATGTAAATCCAAACAACAATCAGAATCCTGAACAAAGTTTAGCCAATGATGTCCAACCAGTGGCTTATCAAGAACAACCATTCTGGGCCTCCATAGCTTACTACGAGTTGAATAGTCGGGTAGGTGAGGTATTCCATTGTCATTCCACCTCAGTTATAGTGGATGGATTCACAAACCCTAGCAACAATTCCGACAGATTCTGTCTTGGCCAGTTGAGCAACGTTAATCGTAACTCTACTATTGAGAACACTAGGCGACATATAGGCAAAGGGGTGCATCTGTACTATGTGAATGGTGAAGTTTATGCGGAGTGTCTTTCTGATTCTCCGATATTTGTGCAATCAAGAAATTGCAACCATCACCACAATTTCCATCCATCTACTGTCTGCAAAATACCGGCTTGGTCGTAA